CTTGTAATGCTAAAGCCCCCAAACTTTGCCACTGTACCCTCCAGGGACTCCAAGGAGAACCCCTGTTGGATTCCTGTCCTGCTTTAAGACTTCaacattttttaatgttgtCTATCTTCTTCCTccacatcatgcacacacatttacagaccCATTCACATGTATGTTATGCAACTTAGAATAGTTCACATGGGtttccaggttctctggtttcttcctacCTCCCAAAAATGCTGGTAGGTGGACTAGCTGCTCTATATTGCAAATATGTGTGCTTTGCAATAGATTGATAAGTGAGGGTTAGGCATTTAAGTAGTTAAATAAATATCGTAGGTTGGTTACACCATCCTGATATGACAGAGTGATGGTGATATTTTAACTTGACTTAAAAGACTGTAGAAATCATTCTATTGTGACAAGATCTCAAATGATCATAGTATACGCATCTTTGACCATATCTGTAGAAATCTGTATGAACTCACTGATTAAAACTGATCGACTAAATGATTTGCATCTGCGTGATGCTCTAAATCTTCGCTAGGGTATACACACACGCCTGACAACTTTTAGTTAAATAGTCCCAAGTAAAACTGCGGTGCAGTGGATGTACAAAGTCACATCTGGCTTATTTATCTGATACGGATGAAGAATTCCAGATGTGAGCAATAATCAGAAAACCGCGCCAAAAACTTCTTGGTTAATGCGATAACAGTGACATCAAGTGGACAAACGTGGTATTGCAGCGGATTGGAAtagaacgaatgaatgaatcaataaatAACATACTaaagaatttaataaataaaatcatttggggaaaaaattatgtataaacaccatcacatgtacatgcatttatccaatcaggcGGATGTATAAAATCAGGCAGATAGatggtcaagagcttcagttaatccAACACTTTGACTTTAGACTGctgcatggttgttggtgccagataggCTGGTGtgagtttttcagaaactgcttcTTTCcttggattttcacacacaaaatagtgcaaaaaaagaaaaggaaaaaaaaaaaatcacttccaACGACTAGCACTTTTGTGGGCGGAAATAGTTTGGAATGGGCAGCCTGGTTTGAGCAGACAAGATGTCTAAAGAAACTCAAATAATTATGCTTTACAACtttggtgagcagaaaagagTTTCAGAGTTTGAACTTTGAGGTGGATGGGATACAATAGCAGAAGACCAAATTAGATACACTTGGTAGTGGGCATGAGATCACCCAAAATACAGTAAAAGATTGGGGAAAAAGCCAGGTAATGTTTTTTTCCGAAGAaatggtataaaaaaaatgaaattgaaataaaaaattaaaataaataatcgaTAACAATAACCCCTTTATGGATTTATGTAATCCAAATGATTTAGTATTATTGTTGGCATTTAACAGTTATGTTTGGTAGAATTAATCACATTAGCAGACCCTGTTTCATGGACTTGCATGCATTTCATGGATTTTGATGGTTCTGTATCAGAAATCTGATCATTAACAAAGAactatatacaccgaccaggcataacattatgaccacctgcctaatattgtgttggtccccgtattgctgctaaaacagccctgatccatcgaggcatggactccactagatctctgaaggtgtgctgttgtatctggcaccaagatgttagcagcaaatccATTAGGTCCTgtatggaggccccacctcacaacttacaggacttaaaggatacttttaatagatactgaccactgcagaccgggaacaccccacaagagctgcagttttggagatgctctgatccagtggtctagccatcacaatttggcccttgtcaaactcgctcaaatccttccgcttgcccatttttcctgcttctaacacgtcaactttgagggcaaaatgttcacttgctgcctaatatatctcacccactaacaggagccatgatgaggagatcatcagtcttattcacttcacctgtcagtgctcataatgttgtgaatatgtgtgtgtgtgtgtgtgtgtgtaaaacaagtAGGCAGCTTTGCTGAAGTAAGAATTGAAGGCCTACAGAGGCCCACATGATGATCAAGAAAAGCTGGTTTTACAAAGTTTATTTAAGGAGAAGTCAGCCTGTGGCATGGACCTATGCGCTACAAAGACGTCGTCTTGTCAATCCGGTACCTGAGAGTGTTTACAgtgaaaacaaacaacaacaatgtagGACACAGAAGAAGAAATGGGACTTTCCTTCGATCCCTGCTTTCtgtaattaacatttaaaactgaTACCAAACATCTATttaattgtatatttatatgtatattttttaacagGTTATAGCAGTTAGATTAACCGTAGTCTTATTGCTAGTAGTTGAATTTGCATATCCAGACCGTATACTAGCCTACTAAATAGTATGGTAAAACAGTAATCCTGCTACTTTTTGGAGAGGTATTAAGTATGGAACAGTAGCACACTAGTGAGGAAGTATGCGTTAGCGGACGTAGCCACGCCCACCTTATGTTTATGCAAAATATTTCACCAGGAATGTCCAATGAGAAAGCGGTATTATAATTTCTGGCTACAGGTGTTTGCGAAGAATCAGGGAAGCGCGAGGAAGTTTTTCAGAAGCTACTTTGGCATCGGGGATCGCGATAAGAAAGAGGGggaaaacagagaaaatggcGATTATATCTTCTGTAGTAAAATGAGATAGTAACACTGTGCCATCGGGGGTTGATGATCGGTCCGTTTTTTCCCCCTGCACGAGACAGGTGTTGATATCAAACAAACACGCGCGGCCCGGGTGGGAGAAAATGCAATGCTCGGTAGCTCGCGCACGCATCTGTAGAACGACATGTCCCAATTAACGCGAGAAAACAGACTGGCAATAGGTGTATAAGTATATTTTGTGAAGTTATTAGATTGCGATTGTTAGAGGTTTATGAAGTGGCTGAAGTGATGGAGACCGACTCGGTGAggttggagtcgagtgtgtggCTCGGTAATAAGCGGCACCGCGCGCTGCTCAGCGGATGGCGCTTCAGCTGGACCGAGCTGGACAAGAAGAACCGAGACAAAACCACCAGTAAGTATTAAACATTCTTCTCACAAAAGCTAATTTATACTTCTACATATTATAGCACGCCCCCCCTCccacttaaatgcaaaaatacaattaaatctGAATTCTAAACTGGGTGCAGAAATTTTACACGTGATTATAAATTTGCACGTGTTTTTTTCCGAACACCTCACATGTTTGACACGTTTTCCATCCAAATAACTGGACTGAcacccatgtttttttttgttttttttattgtccgTCAtccatgacttttttttttattttattttcacatgacaATGTTTCACCTTTACCCGTTTTTCACGTGAACACGTTATTCACCCTGTGATCACGTGGCATGGATGTGGTTTTGCTTTGAAAGAGATGCACCATTTAAAATGGGCAAGAATCTACAAATGTTTACGTTTTTGCAAATGAGGTGCCATTTAActaaacatgcacacatacaatATGTTGCTTTTGGTTTGAAATTACTTGGGGGaaaaattttttaaagatattacaAAATCCTCAATATATTGGAAAAGCATATAGTGGTATAATTTATTGTAATGTATTGAAGATATATATGGTCATTTTGCCCAGCTCAAGGTGGAGAGATCTGACTATACAGAAgattttaatttgttattttgtggcacaatatatatttttttcttgctgctcAAGACATCTGtcaataaacaatttttttctgCATATAAACTAATACTTTGAACTGTTTAAATAagacttataataataatgtttcgaTAAAAGAGTCCTGGGTTGTGGTGATGCTGAGAGTAGAGGCCAGAGATTGACCCTTGACTCAACCAAATGGTGTATCATCTATCGTGTGTCTGTCTCAGTTTCAGTGCCCATTTCTGAGGTGCTTGCAGTAGAGGAGGGTCAGGTGGAGATCCAGCCACAGAAGAAAGTGAATGATACTGACCGAGACTTCACCTGTAAGTTCCATCCTGGCGATGCAGACCTTACCACTGAGCTGGCCTAAGATACTTCACTTAactgttttttctttacattgtCTCTGTCCTAGTGTTCTATGTAAAGCGCAGTAACGCCAGTGGTGGGAAAGGGCCACTGTGGAGCCTGGGCAGGTCCCAGTTCTCTTGCCCAAGCCGTGACCTCAGGGATCAGTGGGTGACACAACTCCGGATTGCATTTAAAACCCACTGTGAGTCAAGCAGCACCACAAACCTGTTCATCCTCCCATCCCTTTTCTATCCTTTGCTTTTAATGGGTTTTAAATTGAGTCTCCTCTTGGATGTCTGATTAAAATTAAACCGGTATGTGTTCGTGAACACAGCTCTGTATTTAAAATTCACAGATACTTTATTGATTATCtcagtttttctttctcagaAGTTTTTTTGGCTTCTGTCAGCCCCCAATAACGTATACCAAAATGGGAAACTTGATCAATCAGTCATGGGTGTCGTAGAATATGTTATCTGGCTCCATTTATGTTTCCGAAGTTAAACAGTGACACGTGTAAGTCCGTGGGTTTAGGCTACTAGGCTCGTACGTTCTAGCAGTATACATGAAAGTATAGTTTTACATGAAGTGCACTGTAAGGCTGCTTCGGCTCAAGTAGTATTGCAGTACAGTGGGTTTTATTTCATAcagctgtactgtaacacatatccgaagtatatatatttttagtttgGTTTTGGTTGTGTTGAGATACATAGTTGTCCCTGGTCATCAAGACTGTATTgactagattttttttgttccttttctCGTCACAGCTTTTGCTTCTAGCAATGAGCTACTTGTGCCAAGTTTTATGTTTAAGTGGTTATCAGGTTCCTTTTGTTATTTTCACCGAGCACATTTCGCAGTCCGCTTTGCTTCGATTGCCATTATTTATCCTGAAATGCGTCCAGATCACTGTTTTGTCTTGCCTGATAATTACAGCGAAAGCGTACACTAGGCTTAGGTCATGTAGCATCACCTGATATTGGACGTTGGTATCAGAGTATTTTTACATGTATGAGTAATTGTGTACAATGTTGGACTGATACCCGACACCTGTATTAGTGCACCCCTAATCTAGTGAATAATATATCAACGAATAAAAGTGTTGAAAATTTTGAATGGTTTGGCTACCGTAAAATAAATCCTAAACAATATGATGAGGCAAATTGTAATGGATCCCACTTTAAACAAATGTGACATGATTAAAGTCTAAGTCATGCCTACACCTGTCTGTTTTTTCCACCCGTCCTCTCTGTACCAGGTCCCTCTCGCCCACACAGGTTGTTGGTGTTCATCAACCCCTACGGAGGGAAGAAAAAAGCGAAGCAGATCTATCACTCCTCGGTGGCGCCTCTATTTGAGCTGGCTGGCATCAGCTCTCATGTTGTGGGTAAGCCGCATGCAACACCGCTCGGGTATCTAAGAAGTTATCAAGTCTCACTGAGCCTGGCTCTCAAGTGACACGCCGTAGGTCTTTATCAAGGAGTGGGAAGGAAATAGAAGCAGGTGaaaagagaaagggggagaaaGCTGGATCAATTATTAAGCTGACCGAATTACCGTAGAAACCCAGGCGCTATCAACTGTTTAGTAAAAAGATATCCAGACCAGGTGCAATCGCTTCAGAGTGGCGACACTGTGGAGGGTTTACATTTGAAGTTTTTCAGATTCAAAGTCAAGGTTTCAATACTTACCTTCATCTTGCTTTAGTGACCGAACGAGCCAATCAGGCGAGAGATCATATCCTGAAGAAAGATCTGACTGGATTTGACGGGTAAGTGACACAACATCGTACCATGTCACGTGAAATTAGACCTTAATCAGCACCTATTGTTCCCGTTAAAGCATTCTGCAAACATGGAGCAGGTAACCATAGGGCCCTTGTATATCATTACCAAGTGATTAAACCCTCTTGCAATAATACAATGCCTGTAGTTCAGCATTAGCTATAATTTCATGCTTTAGCAGCCAACTGTATGATTCGGTGCTTTATGCTACAGGagatattgtttgtttattttcttcctgCACAGTGTGATTTGTGTTGGTGGAGATGGGATGTTCAGCGAGCTGTTGCATGGCGTGATTGGACGAACCCAGCAGGAGGCGGGGGTTTCGGAACATGACCCGTCTGTGATGCTGCAGCCATGTGACCTCCACATCGGCATCATTCCAGCAGGTTTGTAATAAGTTGTGACACTGTAGGCAAAGAAGAAAGAATCGAAAACTgactgttataggaaatgaattACTGTGGTACAACTGAATGCAATTCTGattcaaaatgttttattcctcttgtacAACTTTGCCGACACTTTTTCCTTGTTACACCTACAGTCTAAGACAcgtatagttttttttaaccatttatagttgCCCTTAATTTAGTGGGACACTAAACTGGTGTCCTAAGTTAAATATTTGTTCCCTCACCAGACTCATTCTTGAGGTTAATGAGACGAAGAAATGCAGCTCATCATATTTTTCAAAGAACTGCAAATCCCTGTCTTGAAGGTTTACTCATGTCAGAAAACATAAAGCAGCAGCTTTAACTCTTGACAGTTAACCtgctaacactggagacaccttcCTGTAATGCTCAATGGCTCTTCGACAGAAAACTTCACAGTATTTTTGTTCTTCCGTTTATGTAGAATGTTccccatacaagtccctgtgtgcATTATTAAACAATGCTGCATTAGGAGTACAATAATATGATGATTTCTTTAGAATATAAATTAACACCAATCACAGTCAAGAATTCGGTATAGCCAATACAGTgccattaaatgtaattatatatatatatattgttattaaaataagaGGTTAGGAATGGGGCTATTGAGTTGTTGTTACATGTTCTTGCTTTTCCTTCTCAGGCTctacagattgtgtgtgttttgccacAGTAGGTGTGAATGACCCGGTTACATCAGCATTGCACATCATTATTGGTAAGACTTTTAAGAGTATAAAGATGTGCCACTTAAAGGTGGAATAGTagattttatttccttcttaCTTAtccttaattttgtttttgattttattaaaaaaagacacaaccttcctaaaataaaaatcagctaaTCTTATTTAGTGCACCTTTAAATAAGCTACATTATTTAATATAGGAGGGCAGTTATTATgggaaaatgttttcattatgtATCACCTCAGTATCACTCGTGTATCAGTGTTTTAATAGCAAATAAAAAAGGAGGCTTGTTCTGATAATCATAGGGAGTGCCCTTCTCGACTGACTGGCGCAGTGATTAATGTTGAAAAGCAAAACTGTTTGTTTCCAGGAGACTCTCAGCCTCTGGACGTGTGTTCTGTCCATCATCATTCCACGCTGGTGCGGTACTCTGTCTCACTGGTGGGCTACGGTTTCTATGGTGACGTATTGGCTGAAAGTGAGAGGCACCGCTGGATGGGACCTCTCAGATACGACTACTCGGGTAATTTCAtgatgtgtatatattatttttgtctGTATTCTAGTAAGTTACTATGATATTTTCAGACACTTCTATACCTATCATTTTAagcttgtgggttttttttacggtgtgtgtatacaattcttttaatttgttctttgtatgtttttgtgaggttgtttttgttgtatttgAATATAAGACATATTGAATTATTGATGTGTGAAATGAAGCAACCTTGCCCTTGGTTCCATGAACAAAAAAGAGACATTAATGACgtttaaaaacaacatttcttccgctctctccctgtgtgtcCTCTCTGTTTAGGTTGTTTAGTGTACCTGTGCAACAGGAGCTATCAGGGAATAGTGCAGTATCTACCTGCGGACTCCCAAATCACCAGCCCCAGAGACAACAGTCGCTGCCTCTCAGggtaaaagcaaaaaaatttcACAGTGTAGAATCTTATAGGCATGACCCGTCTTAATATCTTCTGTCTATTCAGAAAGCCACTATACCTTATATTAGCTTCAGGTATTCAGCAAGCCTAAGGTCGTAACACTTGGTCTGGATTATTCAGTTTCAAAATGGCTACCTCCACCTAACACCTGCCAAAACTCTGACTGTCGCTTTAATGTAAAAGAGGCCAGGTTACAGTGTACACATCTCACATAAATCTATTTTATAATAGTCATCACTTGAGAGAGAAGTGTTTGCATTCTCAAAATGAACCAAGGAATGAAAAAACGGGAGAAGCTGTGGAAACTCAAGAAATGTATATCAAGTTCCTTTGTTAGATAACCCCATGAGATGTACATTCACTAGAGATACcattaaaatgtacaaagcACAGGAGGCTGAAAGAAGGCCTCGTTATTTTGCGTGCGTCATCAGTACACCACTAATGGCCTGAGCTCCTCAAAGTTTCTTGCACGCTGCTGCTACTTGAATGGAGCTGTGTCCCTGACTCCTCAGTACTCAGTTAATGTAATCCCTGAGGATACGAGTCCCTTGCTGAGGTAAACCTGAATAAGCCTACACATATGTAAAAGTAAGTGAACTATACACATGAGTAGAACTGGacttatttaatatttgttagGCTTGGTGTCTAAGACTAGGCCTTATTTACATATCACACTCTGAGCATCTATTGTTTAATCCATGCATCTTTAGTTGTATGCCAACCTGTTACACCTGTATATCTACCTGTAAACGTAACCATGTGTTTGTAGGTGCAAAGTATGCTCAGAGAGCACCGAGAGACTGTTCCCTCGCTCGGAGAGCTGCAGCTCTTTGTACAGCAGGCAACTCAGTCAGTACAGCATTGAGTCAGAGGGTAAGACAAGTCTCCCAAAATAAACTATATACAGGTAGAAGAACTGCACCACAGTCATGTAATAACCACTCTCACTATTATCTTGGGGGATTTTTTTCCACTGCATACTGAAAACAAGAATTAAACCAGTGATGTGAACTTGGGATTGATTGGGGTAGATAACTTAGTAAGTTCCTGTGAATTAGCATCTCTGTAGAAATGGATGCATATTAGAATGACAACATTAAGGCAGATCACAGGCTTATATTCCAGTCAGTGCTATTGTCAAAGGTGTTGTGGAAAATCAATCAACAGCAATGTTAGAAAGGTTTTGAAATTCATACAATGAAGAAGAATCCATATTAAAAGTAAGCAAAGGAAGATTTCTGAAGCGAaagtgtatattagtgtatattatattagtacACCTTAAACTTGCACTTGTATCATTTACTTTTTGGTGGTACACGTCTTTAGAATAGACTATATAGCTGAAATCAACTGGTGTTTACTCGGGTGGTCAGTAGTAAAAGCCCAATTACTGCTTTTCTGTGTAGCTGAACATGGCCTTTAAAGATAAAGTGATCTGCTGTACGATACTATGACTACTTGTGAGAGGCTTTGTAAAAGCTGGACTAGGATGTTTTTCCAAAGGATATTCCCCAAGTTAGTGGGTTCAGTATGGAACTAGGTTTTATAAGGGTTCAGGGTCAGTTTAAGTAGCTTGTATGGGTGAAGGATTTAGAAATGTTGTGTGGTGGCCCAGAGACTTTGACAGTAAGCAGCCCACAACCAGAATGAACACAGAACTCATGATTTTAGTGGTTCAGTTACTAGttaacattttgttttcccaACGTTTGTCCTTAGGTGAGTGGTTAAGTGTTGA
The DNA window shown above is from Hemibagrus wyckioides isolate EC202008001 linkage group LG15, SWU_Hwy_1.0, whole genome shotgun sequence and carries:
- the zgc:158263 gene encoding ceramide kinase family protein, translating into METDSVRLESSVWLGNKRHRALLSGWRFSWTELDKKNRDKTTISVPISEVLAVEEGQVEIQPQKKVNDTDRDFTLFYVKRSNASGGKGPLWSLGRSQFSCPSRDLRDQWVTQLRIAFKTHCPSRPHRLLVFINPYGGKKKAKQIYHSSVAPLFELAGISSHVVVTERANQARDHILKKDLTGFDGVICVGGDGMFSELLHGVIGRTQQEAGVSEHDPSVMLQPCDLHIGIIPAGSTDCVCFATVGVNDPVTSALHIIIGDSQPLDVCSVHHHSTLVRYSVSLVGYGFYGDVLAESERHRWMGPLRYDYSGCLVYLCNRSYQGIVQYLPADSQITSPRDNSRCLSGCKVCSESTERLFPRSESCSSLYSRQLSQYSIESEGEWLSVEGRFRCVSLTCMSSSCPRSPKGLSPSAHLADGTGDLILVRNTHPLGFLTYLHRHTTTQDQFDLPFVEVHRVKAVRFSFSPGEEEDNEESQNITAGSLGDPEMAREGDIESGRLGSQQYLTGNQRDQGMKEEGRKKRDYLCGLCSSKQSAASVWNCDGEILPYNEILCRVHGQLVRLFARGIEEDAGFRKYREGNRNCKGRCFLHN